From one Nonomuraea polychroma genomic stretch:
- a CDS encoding DegT/DnrJ/EryC1/StrS family aminotransferase: MLPYGRQSIAETDVEAVTRVLRGDWLTTGPAVGAFEAELARWAGGVPCVSVTSGTAALHVAYAAAEVRAGDEVITSPLTFVATAATAALLGARVVFADVQPDTGNLDPDAVAALAGRRTRVVTAVDYAGHPADYDELRAVADQAGATLVADAAHSIGAAYKDRPVGSLADLTTFSFFPTKTVTTAEGGAVAAADPERHARAARFRNHGLVRDPAEQREPDVGGWHQEVHEFGLNYRLPDVLCALGISQLRRLAGFRERRRELVSRYNVLLRDVPGLTLPAQRAYVSPSWHLYPVRVRDGRRREVYDRMRAAGIGVQVNYVPAYWHPVFADLGYRRGLCPRAEAYYAEELSLPLFPDLTDAQQDRVVETLAGILV; encoded by the coding sequence ATGCTCCCCTACGGGCGGCAGTCCATCGCGGAGACCGATGTCGAGGCGGTGACCCGCGTGTTGCGCGGCGACTGGCTGACCACGGGTCCTGCGGTGGGCGCGTTCGAGGCGGAGCTGGCCCGCTGGGCGGGCGGCGTGCCGTGCGTGTCGGTCACGTCGGGCACGGCCGCGCTGCACGTTGCCTACGCGGCGGCGGAGGTGCGCGCGGGCGACGAGGTCATCACGTCTCCGCTGACGTTCGTGGCCACGGCCGCCACGGCGGCGCTGCTCGGCGCGCGAGTGGTCTTCGCAGACGTGCAGCCCGACACCGGCAACCTCGATCCGGACGCCGTGGCCGCGCTGGCCGGCCGCAGGACGCGGGTGGTCACGGCCGTGGACTACGCGGGCCATCCCGCCGACTACGACGAGCTGCGGGCGGTCGCCGACCAGGCGGGCGCGACGCTGGTGGCGGACGCGGCGCACTCGATCGGGGCGGCGTACAAGGACCGGCCCGTCGGGTCGCTGGCGGACCTGACGACGTTCTCGTTCTTCCCCACCAAGACCGTGACGACCGCCGAGGGCGGCGCGGTCGCGGCGGCCGACCCCGAGCGGCACGCGCGGGCGGCCCGCTTCAGGAACCACGGCCTGGTCAGGGACCCGGCCGAGCAGCGGGAGCCGGACGTCGGAGGCTGGCACCAGGAGGTGCACGAGTTCGGGCTCAACTACAGGCTGCCCGACGTGCTGTGCGCGCTCGGCATCAGCCAGTTGCGGCGGCTGGCCGGCTTCCGCGAGCGCCGGCGGGAGCTGGTCTCCCGCTACAACGTGCTGCTGCGCGACGTGCCGGGGCTGACGCTTCCCGCGCAGCGGGCATACGTGTCCCCGAGCTGGCACCTCTATCCGGTGCGCGTCCGCGACGGGAGGCGGCGCGAGGTCTACGACCGCATGCGGGCCGCCGGCATCGGCGTGCAGGTCAATTACGTCCCGGCCTATTGGCATCCGGTGTTCGCGGACCTCGGCTACCGGCGCGGTCTCTGCCCGCGCGCCGAGGCGTATTACGCCGAGGAGTTGTCGCTGCCGCTCTTCCCTGACCTCACCGACGCCCAGCAGGACCGCGTCGTGGAGACGCTGGCGGGGATCCTGGTCTAA
- a CDS encoding acyl-protein synthetase produces MSVFTMDEGEREAVLVPELAALTERHREACLPYRRILDATGAAPPYERLADLPWLPVRLFKTHELRSVPQEQVFRVLTSSGTTGQRPSRIHLDREAAAAQTRMLAATLRVVLGERRLPMLIVDSRSVVRDPTLSARGAGVLGMMNFGRDHTFVLDEQGRVDAEAVKDFLARHGSRRFLIFGFTFMVWLWLRDLGADLSQGVLIHSGGWKRLAEQAVDNAEFRRRLAAECGLTRVHNFYGMVEQIGTIFLEGPDGDGLYCPDFADVVIRDPETWQEAPNGVPGLIEVVSTLPTSYPGHVLLTEDLGVVRGVDDGAWPGKRFEVLGRLPRAEARGCSDTMGQG; encoded by the coding sequence GTGAGCGTTTTCACGATGGATGAGGGCGAGCGGGAAGCGGTGCTGGTGCCCGAGCTGGCCGCCCTGACAGAGCGGCACAGGGAAGCCTGCCTGCCCTACCGCCGGATTCTCGACGCGACCGGTGCGGCACCACCCTACGAGCGGCTGGCGGACCTGCCGTGGTTGCCGGTGCGGCTGTTCAAGACGCATGAGTTGCGCAGCGTGCCGCAGGAGCAGGTGTTCAGGGTGCTCACCTCCAGCGGGACGACCGGGCAGCGGCCGAGCCGGATTCACCTCGACCGGGAGGCGGCAGCGGCGCAGACGCGCATGCTGGCGGCCACGCTCAGGGTGGTGCTGGGTGAGCGGCGACTGCCGATGCTGATCGTGGACAGCCGTTCCGTGGTACGCGATCCCACGCTGAGTGCCCGCGGGGCCGGCGTGCTCGGGATGATGAACTTCGGCAGGGACCACACGTTCGTGCTGGACGAGCAGGGGCGGGTGGACGCGGAGGCGGTCAAGGACTTCCTGGCGCGGCACGGAAGCCGGCGGTTTCTGATCTTCGGGTTCACGTTCATGGTATGGCTCTGGCTGCGGGACCTGGGGGCGGATCTGTCGCAGGGGGTGCTGATCCACTCCGGCGGGTGGAAGCGGCTGGCCGAGCAGGCCGTGGACAACGCCGAGTTCCGGCGGCGGCTGGCCGCGGAGTGCGGGCTGACCAGGGTGCACAACTTCTACGGGATGGTCGAGCAGATCGGGACGATCTTTCTGGAGGGGCCCGACGGGGATGGGCTCTACTGTCCTGACTTCGCCGATGTCGTGATCCGTGATCCGGAGACCTGGCAGGAGGCGCCGAATGGCGTGCCGGGGTTGATCGAGGTCGTCAGCACCTTGCCGACGTCTTATCCGGGTCATGTGCTGCTCACCGAGGATCTCGGCGTGGTGCGGGGCGTCGACGACGGGGCCTGGCCGGGGAAACGGTTCGAGGTGCTCGGGAGGTTGCCCCGGGCGGAGGCGCGTGGTTGCAGCGACACCATGGGGCAGGGCTGA
- a CDS encoding AMP-binding protein, translating into MTAARPQDGLGAAVLPHPDARLVIAGEAVGIGGDELINRITRTAVALSQLRPGPLFCGMRNNLASVLRYLAAWRCGRPIALLDPNLPAGTLADLARRFRPAVLLGFAHAPDGSPPARRDVPDPHPDLAVLLATSGSTGNPKLVRLSRTAVLANAQAIATALSITPGEIAPTSLPLHYSYGLSVLNSHLVAGASVMLTEAGLLERSFWTHLDAHRCTSLAAVPYQYEMLRRLRYDRSEHPTVTTLTQAGGRLSPELIAEFSKQADRFFVMYGQTEATARIAVLPPDRLAEKPGSVGVAVPGGRLEIEDGEVVYHGPNVMMGYAETAADLARGDDLGGALRTGDLGWLDSEGFLSITGRLKRIAKIFGVRVNLDDIERLLRDSGPVAATSGDDRVTVWAEGLDAAGCARLARRLGAELRVHWSGFDVRGIDRLPLLATGKIDYRALESRA; encoded by the coding sequence ATGACCGCCGCGCGACCGCAGGACGGGCTCGGCGCCGCCGTGCTCCCGCACCCGGACGCGCGGCTCGTGATCGCCGGGGAGGCCGTGGGCATCGGCGGCGATGAGCTGATCAACCGCATCACACGGACGGCCGTTGCTCTCTCCCAGTTGCGGCCGGGCCCGCTGTTCTGCGGCATGCGCAACAACCTCGCGTCCGTGCTGCGCTACCTGGCGGCCTGGCGTTGCGGCCGGCCCATAGCGCTCCTGGACCCCAACCTCCCGGCCGGGACGCTGGCCGACCTGGCGCGGCGGTTCCGGCCTGCCGTGCTGCTCGGATTCGCGCACGCGCCCGACGGCTCGCCGCCGGCGCGGCGCGACGTCCCCGATCCGCATCCCGACCTCGCCGTCCTCCTCGCCACTTCGGGCTCCACCGGCAACCCCAAGCTCGTACGCCTGTCACGCACCGCCGTCCTGGCCAACGCCCAGGCCATCGCCACGGCGCTGTCCATCACGCCCGGGGAGATCGCCCCGACGAGCCTGCCGCTGCACTACAGCTATGGCCTGTCGGTGCTCAACAGCCACCTGGTGGCGGGCGCGTCCGTGATGCTGACCGAGGCCGGGCTGCTGGAGCGGTCGTTCTGGACGCACCTCGACGCGCACCGGTGCACGTCGCTGGCCGCCGTTCCCTACCAATACGAGATGCTGCGCCGGCTCCGCTACGACCGGTCCGAGCACCCGACGGTCACCACACTCACCCAGGCGGGCGGGCGGCTCAGCCCTGAGCTGATCGCGGAGTTCTCGAAGCAGGCGGACCGGTTCTTCGTCATGTACGGACAGACGGAGGCCACCGCCCGCATCGCCGTCCTTCCGCCGGACCGGCTCGCCGAGAAACCAGGCTCGGTGGGGGTGGCCGTTCCCGGGGGACGGCTGGAGATCGAGGATGGCGAGGTCGTCTACCACGGTCCCAACGTCATGATGGGTTACGCGGAGACGGCCGCGGACCTGGCCCGAGGGGACGATCTGGGTGGTGCGCTGCGCACCGGCGACCTGGGGTGGCTGGACTCCGAGGGTTTCCTCTCCATCACCGGGCGGCTCAAGCGGATCGCCAAGATCTTCGGTGTGCGGGTCAACCTCGACGACATCGAGCGCCTCCTGCGCGACTCCGGACCGGTGGCGGCCACCAGCGGGGACGACCGGGTGACGGTGTGGGCCGAAGGGCTCGACGCGGCCGGGTGCGCGCGGCTGGCGCGGCGGCTGGGCGCCGAGTTGCGGGTGCATTGGAGCGGGTTCGACGTGCGCGGCATCGACCGTCTGCCCCTGCTCGCCACCGGCAAGATCGACTACCGCGCCCTGGAATCCCGCGCATGA
- a CDS encoding GNAT family N-acetyltransferase, which yields MLRGVRDDDLPVMRRWRNHPRVRAASFTTHEIGAGEHARWWAAVRADPAKRVLIYDHGGTAAGVVTYADLSAVSACWGFYLDFDGLERSGTLLRAWIGLERAAIDHAFGPLGLTTLRGSVLADNEPVRLLHRRFGFVEVGTYRRDVDGVARDVVAIELRKEDS from the coding sequence ATGCTGAGAGGCGTTCGGGACGACGATCTACCGGTCATGCGGCGCTGGCGCAACCACCCTCGGGTGCGCGCCGCCAGCTTCACCACACATGAGATCGGGGCCGGCGAGCATGCCCGCTGGTGGGCGGCGGTCCGGGCCGATCCGGCGAAACGGGTGCTGATCTACGACCACGGGGGGACCGCGGCGGGCGTGGTGACGTACGCGGACCTGTCGGCGGTGAGCGCCTGCTGGGGCTTCTACCTGGACTTCGACGGGCTCGAACGGTCGGGAACGCTGCTGCGGGCGTGGATCGGCCTGGAGCGGGCGGCCATCGACCACGCCTTCGGCCCGCTCGGGCTGACGACGTTGCGCGGGTCCGTGCTGGCCGACAACGAGCCGGTCAGGCTGCTGCACAGGCGGTTCGGGTTCGTCGAGGTCGGGACCTACCGGCGGGACGTGGACGGGGTGGCACGCGACGTCGTGGCCATCGAACTGAGGAAGGAAGACTCATGA
- a CDS encoding PseG/SpsG family protein translates to MTGRVGFRCDAGVGRGVGHLVRCVALAEELRTRGVDVVFAGAVHGSAWARAQLRDRGLPLVAAPDEPVRLAELARKLRLDAVVLDSYDLPAETGAVLGDAGLAVLAIVDGDPLGQAADLYLDQNLGAEHRPFHAGPRLAGADYVLLRDGVRRCRRASRELRGARAVPRVLCFFGGTDSAGVVPAWAEALVATGVPFEGTMISPAPFAGGDAITVIPPTDRLPELMARADLVVTAAGSAVWELLHLGVPTALTWVADNQLIGYEELVGRGVAAGLGDKPGEQAVGTLARLLADPAAREEHGRRGGGLVDGKGRERVADALLALF, encoded by the coding sequence GTGACCGGTCGGGTCGGTTTCCGCTGCGACGCCGGGGTCGGGCGCGGCGTCGGGCATCTGGTGCGCTGCGTGGCCCTCGCCGAGGAACTCCGCACGCGCGGCGTGGACGTCGTGTTCGCCGGCGCGGTGCACGGGTCCGCGTGGGCGCGGGCGCAGTTGCGTGACCGCGGCCTGCCGCTGGTGGCCGCGCCGGACGAGCCGGTCCGGCTGGCGGAGCTGGCCCGCAAGCTCCGGCTGGACGCGGTCGTGCTCGACTCCTACGACCTGCCGGCGGAGACCGGGGCGGTGCTCGGGGACGCGGGTCTGGCGGTGCTCGCCATCGTCGACGGCGATCCGCTGGGCCAGGCGGCCGACCTCTACCTGGACCAGAACCTCGGCGCCGAACACCGGCCCTTCCACGCCGGCCCCCGGCTGGCCGGGGCGGATTACGTGCTGCTGCGGGACGGCGTACGGCGGTGCCGGCGGGCGTCACGCGAGCTCCGGGGCGCCAGGGCGGTGCCGCGGGTGTTGTGCTTCTTCGGCGGCACCGACAGCGCGGGTGTGGTGCCCGCCTGGGCGGAGGCGCTCGTGGCGACCGGCGTGCCGTTCGAGGGCACGATGATCAGCCCGGCGCCGTTCGCGGGAGGCGACGCGATCACCGTCATCCCGCCGACGGACCGGCTGCCCGAGCTCATGGCCCGGGCCGACCTGGTGGTCACCGCGGCGGGCTCGGCCGTCTGGGAGCTGCTCCACCTCGGCGTGCCCACCGCGCTGACCTGGGTGGCGGACAACCAGCTCATCGGCTACGAGGAGCTCGTGGGCAGGGGTGTCGCGGCCGGGCTCGGCGACAAACCCGGCGAGCAGGCGGTCGGTACGCTGGCCCGCCTCCTGGCCGATCCCGCCGCCCGCGAGGAGCACGGCCGGCGGGGCGGCGGCCTGGTGGACGGCAAGGGCCGGGAACGCGTCGCCGACGCCCTGCTGGCACTGTTCTAG
- a CDS encoding acyl carrier protein, whose product MSHLDRLRAVFRRALNLPADTDVDGLEYRAIPQWDSLAHMALIAAMEDEFSVMIDTDEMIDMSSFAKAAELLEKHGIGAAAI is encoded by the coding sequence ATGAGTCATCTCGATCGCCTGCGGGCCGTCTTCCGTAGGGCGCTCAACCTTCCCGCCGACACCGACGTCGACGGTCTCGAATACCGCGCCATCCCACAGTGGGACTCACTGGCCCACATGGCGTTGATCGCCGCGATGGAGGACGAGTTCTCCGTCATGATCGACACCGACGAAATGATCGACATGAGCTCGTTCGCGAAGGCGGCCGAGCTGCTGGAGAAGCATGGCATCGGCGCCGCCGCCATCTGA
- a CDS encoding glycosyltransferase family 2 protein, producing the protein MPVLSVIVPFYNVEKYIGPCLDSIAAQTLKDLEVICVDDGSDDGGPAVVEARQADDRRIHLIRQDNHGVGHARNVGVRQAAGRYLAFVDGDDTVPRDALGRLVSSLESTGSDLACGNVMRLYRNLLVRSWAHKEAFAKPVKGTHITRHPLLIRDRMLWNKVYRRSFWDELGLSFPERMYEDQVVAMAAHVGARSVDVLAKVVYHWRQRDEPGSSITQRRLEPANLRDRLLSVLETADLLARRAPRLKPDFDRDTMDIDMSVAVEAVAAMGPSADPALIDLIARYLDGVSREAWQSVPFAHRLQVHLLHERRLAELVDVHAQDRDGRLRPRVRPAGFLRRRWYGRHPWLPGRLSDVSDELDVSARLVELDWRDGRLAGAGWVGLGNFDVGALGRARLRVRLEERGTGETVQLCEQDSAPVWKHVEDEDGDILPQHVFPFSFSFDPATLTPAQLARRGRWDLRLDLKGPGLRLDGKVGGPRWLPPAIPAPRRRSGVWLVPVRTVKGSWGLRLRTAEAIIGECRVDGGDLVFSGEMSDVGDGEPMLRLRRRSDGEEMYFPVSLAGQDFHARVPLADVDERVGDESCWEVVIDQGKALLPLVRTRQRPVVTVAERHFLVDRGEDGCLLLAER; encoded by the coding sequence GTGCCGGTTCTGTCGGTGATCGTCCCGTTCTACAACGTCGAGAAGTACATCGGACCCTGCCTGGACTCCATCGCCGCCCAGACCTTGAAGGATCTGGAGGTGATCTGCGTGGACGACGGCAGCGACGACGGCGGCCCCGCCGTCGTCGAGGCCAGGCAGGCCGACGACCGCCGCATCCACCTCATCCGACAGGACAACCACGGGGTCGGGCATGCCCGGAACGTCGGCGTGCGCCAGGCGGCCGGCCGCTACCTGGCCTTCGTGGACGGTGACGACACGGTGCCCCGGGACGCGCTCGGCCGCCTGGTGTCCTCGCTCGAATCCACGGGCTCCGACCTGGCCTGCGGAAACGTCATGCGCCTCTACAGGAACCTGCTGGTGCGGTCGTGGGCCCACAAGGAGGCGTTCGCCAAGCCCGTCAAGGGCACCCACATCACCCGCCACCCGCTGCTGATCCGCGACCGCATGCTCTGGAACAAGGTCTACCGCCGCTCCTTCTGGGACGAGCTCGGCCTGAGCTTCCCGGAGCGCATGTACGAGGACCAGGTCGTCGCCATGGCCGCCCACGTCGGCGCGCGTTCGGTGGACGTGCTGGCCAAGGTCGTCTACCACTGGCGGCAGCGCGACGAGCCGGGCTCCTCGATCACCCAGCGCCGCCTGGAGCCGGCCAACCTCCGCGACCGCCTCCTGTCGGTGCTGGAGACCGCCGACCTGCTGGCCCGCCGCGCCCCGCGGCTCAAGCCGGACTTCGACCGCGACACCATGGACATCGACATGAGCGTCGCGGTGGAGGCCGTGGCCGCCATGGGCCCGTCGGCGGACCCCGCGCTGATCGACCTGATCGCCCGCTATCTCGACGGCGTGTCACGCGAGGCGTGGCAGAGCGTGCCGTTCGCGCACCGGCTGCAGGTGCACCTGCTGCACGAGCGCCGCCTGGCCGAGCTCGTCGACGTACACGCCCAGGACCGCGACGGCCGGCTCCGCCCCCGGGTGAGACCGGCGGGCTTCCTGCGCAGGCGCTGGTACGGCCGCCATCCGTGGTTGCCGGGACGCCTGTCGGACGTGTCGGACGAGCTGGACGTGTCCGCCAGGCTCGTGGAGCTCGACTGGCGGGACGGCCGGCTCGCCGGCGCCGGATGGGTGGGCCTCGGCAACTTCGACGTCGGCGCGCTGGGCCGGGCGCGCCTACGCGTCCGGCTGGAGGAACGCGGGACCGGCGAGACCGTGCAGCTGTGCGAGCAGGACTCCGCGCCGGTCTGGAAGCACGTCGAGGACGAGGATGGCGACATACTGCCCCAGCACGTGTTCCCCTTCTCCTTCTCCTTCGACCCCGCCACGTTGACCCCCGCCCAGCTCGCCAGGCGCGGCCGGTGGGACCTGCGGCTCGACCTCAAGGGCCCGGGCCTGCGGCTGGACGGCAAGGTGGGCGGGCCACGCTGGCTGCCGCCCGCGATACCGGCGCCGCGCCGCAGGTCGGGGGTGTGGCTGGTGCCGGTGCGCACCGTCAAGGGCTCCTGGGGCCTGCGGCTGCGTACGGCGGAGGCGATCATCGGCGAGTGCCGGGTGGACGGCGGCGATCTGGTGTTCTCGGGGGAGATGTCCGACGTCGGCGACGGGGAGCCGATGCTGAGGCTGCGACGCAGGAGCGACGGCGAGGAGATGTACTTCCCGGTGTCGCTGGCCGGACAGGACTTCCACGCCCGGGTGCCGCTGGCCGACGTCGACGAGAGGGTGGGCGACGAGTCGTGCTGGGAGGTCGTCATCGACCAGGGCAAGGCGCTGCTCCCGCTGGTGCGCACCCGCCAGCGTCCCGTCGTGACCGTCGCGGAGCGGCATTTCCTGGTGGACCGGGGCGAGGACGGCTGCCTGCTGCTGGCCGAGCGTTAG
- the pseB gene encoding UDP-N-acetylglucosamine 4,6-dehydratase (inverting) yields MSILSGSSILITGGTGSFGKAFIRHALDSLGVRRLVVFSRDELKQYETRQLFGDDERLRWFIGDVRDRDRLTRAMHGVDHVVHAAALKQVDTAEYNPFEYVRTNVAGSQNVVEAAIDCGVRKVVALSTDKASSPINLYGATKLVADKLFVSANHYAAAHETRFAVVRYGNVVGSRGSVVPLFLRLAEQGSSLPITDKRMTRFWITLEQAVRFVVDSFDLMRGGELYVPRIPSMRITDLAEALAPDSPIYEIGIRPGEKLHEEMIGPDDGRRALRLPDRFVVQPTIATWGYTPPPSGEMLPEGFAYRSDTNDQWLSVDDLRTMVTG; encoded by the coding sequence GTGAGCATTCTCAGCGGATCGTCGATTCTGATCACGGGCGGGACGGGGTCGTTCGGCAAGGCCTTCATCCGCCATGCGCTCGACTCGCTGGGGGTGCGCCGCTTGGTGGTCTTCTCCCGCGACGAGCTCAAGCAATACGAGACCAGGCAGCTCTTCGGCGACGACGAGCGGCTGCGCTGGTTCATCGGTGACGTCAGAGACCGCGACCGCCTGACCCGCGCCATGCACGGCGTCGACCACGTCGTCCACGCGGCGGCGCTCAAGCAGGTGGACACGGCCGAATACAACCCGTTCGAATACGTCCGCACCAACGTCGCCGGCTCGCAGAACGTGGTCGAGGCCGCCATCGACTGCGGCGTGCGTAAGGTGGTCGCGCTCTCCACCGACAAGGCGTCAAGCCCGATCAACCTCTACGGCGCCACGAAGCTGGTGGCGGACAAGTTGTTCGTGTCGGCCAACCACTACGCGGCCGCGCACGAGACCCGCTTCGCCGTGGTCCGCTACGGCAACGTCGTGGGCAGCAGGGGCTCGGTGGTGCCGCTGTTCCTGCGCCTGGCCGAGCAGGGCAGCAGCCTGCCGATCACCGACAAGCGCATGACCAGGTTCTGGATCACTCTCGAGCAGGCCGTCAGGTTCGTGGTGGACTCGTTCGACCTGATGCGGGGCGGCGAGCTCTACGTGCCGCGCATCCCCAGCATGCGCATCACCGACCTGGCCGAGGCGCTGGCACCGGACAGCCCGATCTACGAGATCGGCATCCGTCCCGGCGAAAAGCTGCACGAGGAGATGATCGGCCCCGACGACGGCCGCAGGGCGCTGCGGCTCCCGGACCGCTTCGTCGTCCAGCCCACGATCGCGACCTGGGGCTATACGCCGCCGCCCTCCGGCGAGATGTTGCCGGAGGGCTTCGCCTACCGCTCGGACACCAACGACCAATGGTTGTCGGTGGACGATCTGCGCACCATGGTGACAGGCTGA
- a CDS encoding SDR family NAD(P)-dependent oxidoreductase — translation MLVTGSTAGIGRTIAVRLAAAGYAVVVHGRDEERTSKAAAEVAAETGGPAFPVHADVANPSLVSAMMRQIYQHHGRLDALVINAGIHAAGPLGMVRHDTINRLFEVNAMGATHTLQASLRLLRRGTRPAVVLVSSIMGRAGGRGQAVYSATKAAIIGLTLAAAKELGPAGIRVNAVAPGYIQTDMLSTLDADAREATIAATPLGRLGTPDDVAGAVTFLLSPAAGFITGQVIGVDGGLTP, via the coding sequence GTGCTCGTCACCGGGTCCACGGCGGGCATCGGGCGGACGATCGCGGTGCGGCTGGCCGCGGCCGGATACGCCGTCGTGGTGCACGGGCGCGACGAGGAGCGCACGTCAAAGGCCGCCGCCGAGGTGGCGGCGGAGACCGGCGGGCCGGCCTTCCCTGTCCACGCCGACGTGGCGAACCCCTCGCTCGTCTCGGCCATGATGCGCCAGATCTACCAGCATCACGGCCGGCTCGACGCCCTAGTGATCAACGCCGGCATCCACGCCGCGGGCCCACTCGGCATGGTCCGCCACGACACGATCAACCGGTTGTTCGAGGTCAACGCGATGGGTGCGACGCACACCCTGCAGGCCTCGCTCAGGCTGCTGCGCCGGGGCACACGTCCCGCCGTGGTCCTGGTCTCCTCGATCATGGGCCGCGCGGGCGGCCGGGGGCAGGCGGTCTACTCCGCGACCAAGGCGGCGATCATCGGCCTCACCCTGGCCGCGGCCAAGGAGCTGGGGCCCGCCGGGATCAGGGTCAATGCCGTCGCTCCCGGCTACATCCAGACGGACATGCTCTCCACGCTCGACGCCGACGCCCGAGAGGCGACGATCGCGGCGACCCCGCTCGGCCGCCTCGGCACCCCGGACGACGTGGCCGGCGCCGTCACGTTCCTGCTCTCGCCCGCCGCGGGTTTCATCACCGGGCAGGTCATCGGCGTTGACGGCGGGCTGACGCCATGA
- a CDS encoding cytidylyltransferase domain-containing protein, whose amino-acid sequence MRIVGIIQARMGSTRLPGKVLRQLGDGGRSVLGWVVRAVRESEAVDDLVVATTTEEVDDVVVAECCRLGVDWHRGPVDDVLTRFMQALEEREGEAVMRFTADCPLLDPQVIREAALVYRAVPGLGYLSTSLPRTLPRGLDVEIVSREALERADREATAYHRVHVTSYVYEQPGDTRLLGLAHQPVADDLRVTLDTEDDWRLISQVVDALGDACVPVGRLVSWLRDHPEVRGLNAHVKQKALQDA is encoded by the coding sequence GTGCGTATTGTCGGGATCATTCAGGCTCGTATGGGATCTACACGATTGCCGGGCAAGGTGCTGCGGCAGCTGGGCGACGGCGGCCGGTCCGTGCTGGGGTGGGTGGTGCGTGCCGTTCGCGAGTCGGAGGCGGTGGACGACCTCGTCGTCGCCACCACGACCGAGGAGGTCGACGACGTGGTGGTCGCCGAGTGTTGCCGCCTCGGCGTGGACTGGCACCGGGGACCCGTGGACGACGTGCTCACGCGGTTCATGCAGGCGCTGGAGGAGCGGGAGGGGGAGGCCGTGATGCGCTTCACGGCGGACTGCCCGCTGCTCGACCCCCAGGTGATCAGGGAGGCCGCGCTCGTCTACCGGGCCGTGCCCGGGCTCGGCTACCTGAGCACGAGCCTGCCCCGTACGCTGCCGCGCGGGCTCGACGTGGAGATCGTGAGCCGGGAGGCGCTGGAGCGGGCCGACCGGGAGGCCACCGCCTATCACCGCGTGCACGTGACCTCCTATGTGTACGAGCAGCCCGGTGACACGCGGCTGCTCGGGCTCGCCCACCAGCCCGTCGCCGACGATCTGCGGGTCACGCTCGACACCGAGGACGACTGGCGGCTCATCTCCCAGGTGGTGGACGCGCTGGGCGACGCCTGCGTGCCGGTCGGGAGGCTGGTGAGCTGGTTGCGCGACCACCCCGAGGTGCGCGGGCTCAACGCCCACGTCAAGCAGAAAGCGCTCCAGGACGCGTGA
- the pseI gene encoding pseudaminic acid synthase produces the protein MISIAGRPIGPGHPPFVVAELSGNHNGSLERALAIVDAVAATGAHALKLQTYRPDTLTVDADGPAFRVGDEHALWGGETLYRLFERAHTPWEWHEPIFERARAHGLIVFSSPFDPTAVELLEKLDVPAYKIASSEIVDLPLIRLAAGTGKPLIISTGMASTGEIHAAVTAAKEAGCAQLAVLACTASYPASPAESNLRALPLLAALTGEVVGVSDHTPGIGVPLAAVALGACLIEKHVTASRADGGVDAAFSLEPHELAALVTESERAWEALGSAVIGPRASEREGLRFRRSLYVVRDVRAGEPVSAANVRSIRPAGGLPPDAARDVMGRHFVRDVPKGTPLSWDLI, from the coding sequence ATGATCTCCATCGCGGGACGGCCGATCGGGCCGGGGCATCCGCCGTTCGTCGTCGCCGAGTTGTCCGGCAATCACAACGGGAGCCTGGAGCGGGCGCTCGCCATCGTGGACGCGGTGGCCGCGACCGGCGCACATGCGCTGAAACTGCAGACGTACCGGCCGGACACGCTCACCGTCGACGCCGACGGGCCGGCGTTCCGCGTCGGCGACGAGCACGCGCTGTGGGGCGGCGAGACGCTTTACCGGCTCTTCGAGCGGGCCCACACGCCGTGGGAGTGGCACGAGCCGATCTTCGAGCGGGCCCGAGCGCACGGGCTCATTGTCTTCTCCTCTCCCTTCGACCCGACGGCCGTCGAGCTCCTCGAGAAGCTCGACGTGCCCGCCTACAAGATCGCCTCCTCGGAGATCGTGGATCTGCCGCTGATCCGGCTGGCGGCCGGCACCGGCAAGCCGCTGATCATCTCCACGGGGATGGCGTCGACCGGCGAGATCCACGCCGCCGTGACCGCCGCCAAAGAGGCCGGGTGCGCACAACTCGCCGTGTTGGCGTGCACGGCCTCCTACCCGGCCTCGCCTGCCGAGAGCAACCTGCGGGCGCTGCCGCTGCTGGCGGCGCTCACCGGGGAGGTGGTGGGCGTCTCGGACCACACGCCCGGCATCGGGGTCCCGCTGGCCGCGGTCGCGCTGGGGGCCTGCCTGATCGAGAAGCACGTGACCGCCTCGCGGGCCGACGGCGGGGTGGACGCCGCTTTCTCGCTGGAGCCCCATGAGCTGGCGGCGCTGGTGACCGAGAGCGAGCGGGCCTGGGAGGCGCTGGGGAGCGCGGTGATCGGGCCGCGGGCGTCCGAACGCGAAGGGCTGCGGTTCCGCCGGTCGTTGTACGTGGTCCGCGACGTGCGCGCCGGTGAGCCGGTCAGCGCGGCGAACGTACGGTCGATCCGGCCCGCCGGAGGGTTGCCTCCGGACGCGGCGCGGGACGTGATGGGGCGACACTTCGTCCGTGACGTCCCGAAAGGCACGCCGCTGAGCTGGGACCTGATCTAG